The sequence GGATATTGCGAAGAAGTTGTGGCCACACCCTGATGACATACCACCCGATATTGGGACTATCGAAAAATACATCTCAGCAGCGCGAAATCCCCAAAAATGGCCCGAAGATAAACCTTGGTCATTAGCTTATGCCTCCGAAATACCGTTCGCAGCTTTGCCTGTTGTTCTCGAAGTTTGGAGAGACATGCAGATAAAGGGGAAACCGTTAAGCCGTAGAGGCGCAAAATGGGCCGCCATTCTATCGGCAAAGATAACCGAGCCTTGGATACTCAGTTATTGGGCAAACCTTTACAGTGATCGCGAACTCGTATCCGCTATCCTAAACCAGGATATGGACACGACCGACCTTGATATTATTTGGAGCACTCACCCGTGGGAATATGCGACCCTGATTCTCACTGGTGAACTGGACAAAAGCACCTTATCTCGCAGTTATCCAATCGATAATAATGGAAGAATCACAGCCGCCGGACACGAAGGCGCACCTTTCGGGCAGGCGGCCGGAATAATCGAGATAGATAGGCACACAGTGCGCGCATCATCTGATAAGCTCGAAAGCCTGCTAATACTCCTATGCAAACGAGAATCCCCCGATGCAGCGGAGTTATGGAAACAGCTCGAACCTATCGAGTTATCACCAGTTGCCGAACGGGTCTATGAACTTTGGCTTAGACAGGTAATAACACTTCTAGCGGAATCACAGACAATTTTGTCAGAAGTGGAAATGTCGGATTTGATTATCCAGCTTCGAAAGTGGGTGAAGGACCGTGATCGAGATATCCCTCCCAACACATTCTGGCACACGATCTTTGATGACAAGCCTTATGATTTCGACAAAATAGTAAGAAAGCTTGACTGGATACCAGATCGAATCTTGGTTATGGTGAACCGCAATATTCCTTTCGGTGGTTAATTACCTCTACGTTTTATGTTATAACACTAGATGCTATAATAGGAGGCGTCATGGCAAGCGGAAGTATCAAGCGAACAAAAGCAGGGACTTGGACATGTGTCTTTGATCTAGGAGTTGATCCCCTCACCGGCAAACGGAAACAGCAGCGAATGACGTTTCGCACCAAGGTTGAAGCAGAAAAGGCTGTTCGGGATCAACTAACCCGTGTGGAAAATGGCGGATACGTCAAGCCGGAACGCCTCACCGTGAGCCAATTCCTCGATCAATGGATGGATTCCTATGCACGGCCAAATTTGAGCCCGAGCACTGTTCAGGGATATGCCGGTATCGTGAACTTTCATTTGAAGCCAGGGTTAGGCGCTATCCCGCTGCAAAGGCTTGAACCACTGCACATTTCAAAGTTTTACACTCGCCTGAACGATGGAACCCGCACGGCCAAGACCTGCCGGAATGTTCACAACGTATTAGCCAAGGCTTTGAGCCAGGCAGTTAGATTGAGACTCATTCCGTTCAATCCGGCAAAGGCCGTCGATGCCCCGAGATACCAGCGCAGGCAAATGAAATTGCTTACAGAAGCCCAGGTAAGCCTATTTGAGGAAGCCATTGAGAAGAGTCCCTTCAAGGATGCCTTCATCATATCAATGTACTCTGGACTTCGAAGGGCTGAGGTATTGGGGCTTCGTTGGTGCGACGTAGACCTGCTGCTTGGCCAAATCAAGGTTTCTCAGACGTTGCTGCGAATCCCAGGAAGGGGTATAATTTTCAAGCCGCCAAAGTCGGTTTCGAGTCGCCGTCCGGTGGACTTGGGACCGACTCCGTGCATCGCTTTGCGCAAACGGAAAGAACAGAGAACCGCCGAGCTTGCTGCGGCTGGTGCATTGCTTGATGAGGATAGTTTGATCTTCTCGTATATTGACGGAAGGCCATATGAGCCAACTGGTTTCAGTCATAGCTTCAAGGAGATCGCTCGCCAAATAGGATGCGAGAATATGCGACTTCATGATTTGCGGCACTATCACGGAAGTGCTCTAATAAAGGATGGAGTGAATATCAAAGTGGTTCAGGAGCGATTAGGGCATGCGGACGTGGCCACCACTCTGAACTTTTATGCCCATACTTTTCCTGGGCAAGACAGAGAGGCGGCGCTGAAATTTGAAGAAAGCATGAAAAAGCGCCGTGACTATTCCGTGACTATTTCATCCAAAACGGATAGCGCAAATCAGAAAATCGAAGCTGCGCCCCTGTAGCTCAGAGGATAGAGCAGCGGTTTCCTAAACCGCGTGTCGTGCGTTCGATTCGCACCAGGGGTACCAAAAAGGCAACTTCAAAATGGCTCTCCGGGGTTATCCTGACGAGGGCCATTTTCGTTTTCCGCAGGCCGCCGGCAGCCGAACACAGAGGCTCACGGTTGACTGGAAAACCGTTTCTCCAACGGCGAAGAATCCCTTCCACCGGGGACTTGGCCCTGACGGATATCGGGGGTCCGATGACGTTCCCCATCCACTAGTTCCCTGGCCTTTTCCAGATCGGCCGGGGTGTTGACATTGAAAAAACTCAGGTGCTGGGGATCGAACTTGTTTATCTCGCTTTCTTCCACATAACGCACTTTCACCCGATCCAGCAGCTTGACGGGTTGGAGACGAGAACCCCCTCTCATCATATCTTCTATATGAGGCAGGCAACTCTTTGAGTAGATGGCATGCAAGGGCTCCATCAGATCACCAATCCTGGGAATCACGATATCGAATCCGGGCGCCAGAGAAACCATATAGCGCAACAGGTCAATGCTGAGGAATGGCATATCACAGGCAACTACCAGGTTATAATCATCTCGCGAGACCTTTAGCCCGGAATAGATTCCAACCAGCGGCCCCTTGCCCCGATATGCGTCAGTAGCCGTTCTGATGGTCTGTGAAGAACTTACCGCGGGCAAGTCCTGGCCTGACGCCAGGACAACGATGATCTCTTGCCCAAGCTGGTCCAGAAGATGAATAGTCCTCTGGAGCAGACTGCCATCGGCGATCACCAGAGAGACCTTCTCTTTTCCCATTCGAGTGCCTCGGCCACCAGCAAGAATAATCGAGCTCACCAGGTCACCTCTCCTCGGCATCGGAAGGGTGTGCATCGGGATCGGAGAACCGTATGGAGAGGTCTATGCTCCTCAAATCAGGCGGAACATCTTTGAGAGAGGAGAGCATCCCTCGCAGAGTCTGGGCAAACATATGCCTCACAAAGCCGGTGGTGGGAATCGATTTCCCATTGGCATATAGCATCACCATCTCCGGCTCTTTGGCCTCAAGGATTCGAATTTCGATCAGCCCGACCAGACCGGAGATATCCCGCGGAGAAAAAAGAGGCACCTGGAAGGGCATCTGTTTATCCGCCACCACCGCAATCAAGTCTTCTTCCGAACAGAGAAGTTCATCATCGATGCCATCTCTGAAGACGTGTATCTTCGGCATCGAACTGAGCTTGAAACCCTCTGCCAGGATAACATCAAAATCCGGGCCGATCAGTCGGACGATCTCGGCAAGGTGAGGATCGGAGTCCGCCTTCATGGTCAGAGAAACATGACCCGGAGAGCTGAGGCCCACCAGATCGCTGCCTGCCTGAGAATAGTTCCATGTATCCTTTCCGGGAATATCGGAATCGGAAATGTGACGGGAGTGCTTGATCGCGGCGACTCGATAACGGCGCTCCTTCAGATCGGCAATCAACTGCTTCATCAACAGCGTCTTCCCCGAGTTCGATCTCCCGATGACACATATGACAGGGACCATCGATATCGCCTCCTTTCCCGTATTCCTCAATCAGAGAGCCGTCACCAGCCCCTGCTTATTTTACCACTTCAAGCGTTGGAGTTGCTGTAATGGCCTCCCTTTTTTCACGATCAGCGCAATAGAAGCGCCTCAGACTTACCCGCCGCGCCAGCCCGAACAGTATCCAAGGCTCATCCTCAATGAATGGAGGCTCCGGCTGAAATTCCTAGCGTCTATGCTAAGGCTTGACAAAACGATAAAATTCAGCCGATAATGTTGCAAACAGTATTTCGCCTCTCGATCCTGTCGGAAAAACGTATAGTATTCTTTTTTGCGATGGAGATTCCTGGGAATCATCGGAGGTCAAACAGCCTCCAGCGAGTATAGGGTAGGGGTTCAATCAGGCGATATCAACACTCTAAGCGGATCAGCGCTATTTCTGAAACGCTGTATCAAAGAAAGATATGCCACAAGAACGCTGCCAGATGTGGTTCTTTGAGTTGGTGATAGTGCCCCAGCTGTCTAAGGAGCCTCTGTTCAAGCGGCGCAGGATTTTTTCCGTCAGGGGTTTGAGGATGTCCCTCATAAGAGCTCGATCTATCGCTCCCCTCACAGTGATCTTCCATAATCAGGGGGCAGTGGTTTTAGGCCACGACCCTATCTCCAATTTTCTGTCCAGCAAAAAGGCTTGACAAACAGTACAATTGTGAGTATTCTGATCATATTAAATACGCGATCCGATGATCGTAGACGATTATCAGGGGTAAATCGTGAAACTCTCCACTAAAGGAAGATACGCCATAAGGGCATTGCTCGACTCAGCTCTCACTGATACTGACAGTGCTGTCCCGATCAAAGATATTGCCAAGCGCCAACAGATTCCTGAGGCATACCTCAGACAACTGTCCGCCTCCCTCAGGACCGCCGGCATTATCAGCGTCACTCGTGGCGCGTTCGGAGGATGGAAGCTAACCAGGCCTCTCTCACAGATAAAAATTCGCGATGTCGTTGTGGCCATGGACGGCAGTCTTGCCATGGTTGAGTGCGTAGATGATCCCGGCATGTGTCCACGAAGTGGCCATTGCCCCATGCGTACTTTCTGGGTACAAATGACCGAGACAATCGGTAATTTTCTGGATTCCAAGACATTGCAGGATTTGGTGCCCTGAGGAGAGCGGTTGCAAAAACCTCGAACCTCTACACACAACAAACAACATTGTATACAGATACCAACAGCGAACCCCGAAGAATCCTGTCTCTGGGTATGATTGGATGCTCCGCAGCCAATAGTAATACGTATCGAAGAATCTAGGAGGATAAAATGGCCGCAAAACCGATCAGGATGGAAACCGACGTAGTCATAGCAGGATCCGGCCCCGGAGGGGCAACCGTAGCCAGAGGACTTTCCAAAGCAGGCAAGAAGGTCATTATTCTGGAAAAGGGACCGTGGGTCAAGAAGGTGGGAAACCTGATGGTCTTTGTCAAGGCTACGGAGAACAAGGGCCAGTTGAAAACCATTGAAGACGATGGCTCGGTCGTCTTCTCGGCCAAGTGCGTCGGCGGGGGATCTCTCCTTTACATGGGCGCCGCTGCCGACCCTCAAATCGACGTCTGGAAGAAACACGGTATCGATCTCACCCAGTATGTGGCACAAGCCAAGAAAGACTGCCGGGTCAACAAGGTGCCTGATCATCTGATTGCTCCGGGGGTCAAGCGACTGGTAGCGGCAGCTCATGAGTGCGGGTATCCCTGGCAGAATCTGGAAAGATTCTTTGATCCCGCCAAGTGTAAGCTCAACTGTCAGAAGTGTATCACAGGCTGCCCCGCAGGCTCCAAATGGACGGCTATCGAGTTTGTCCAGGAAGCGGAGAAAAACGGCGCCATCGTGATGCCCAATGTGAACGTCAGGAACGTGATCGTGGAAAACGGCACGGCGGTCGGCATGAGAGCCAGAGGTAAAAACGGGCAGGAGTACGAGGTTTACGGCAAGATAGTGGTTTCCTCTGCGGGCGGTATGGGGACTGCCCGCATTCTGCAACGGTCCGGTATTCCCGAGGCCGGCAGCTGGTTCATCGGAGACCCCACAGTATCAGTGACGGGCTTCCTCAAAGAGGGCGTGGGCCAGGTCGGTGAACTGGGCATATCCGCGGGCTGGCATGATGAAGAACACGGGGTTTTCTTTGCCAACGCCTATACAAACAGGTCGATGTTCATGGCGACACAGTTTATGGGACCGCACAAGCTGAGAGCCATCAAAAACCAGTTCCGGTTCAAGAAAGGCATGGAAATCATGTGCAAGGTAACCGATGATTTTGAGGGGCGGGTATTCTATGAAGAGGGCAAGCTGAGCAAACGAATGACCCCGAGAGACTTGATGCGGCTGGACCATGGGAAGGCCGTGGCGGAGAAGATCCTGACCAAGGCCGGATGCGATCCCACTAGCTTTGAGTATACCGACAATATTCTGGGCCACCCCGGGGGAACGGCCAGAGTCGGCAAGCTGGTAGACTCCAATTTTCAGACTCAGATCAAGAATCTTTATTGCTGCGATACCAGCGTCATCCCCGAAGAACTGGGACTGCCCCCGATGCTAACCATCGTCGCCTTCTCTTTACGAATGGCCCAGCATCTAGAAAGCGTTCTCTCCAAGAAATAGTTTCAAGAAACATGTATCAGGGACTGACGCTCGGGAGGCAAGTGGATGAATTGATGAGAAGGAACAATCGGCACATCAGACGGAAAGGGATCAACTAAAACGGAGGAGCAAAGTATGAAAAGGGGGTTGGATTGAGAGATGAGTGCTTTAGACGAACTGACTGAACTGGCCGATAGTCTTGAAAACAAAGCCGTCAAGGAATGGAAGGCCAAAGGCAAGAAGGTGGTGGGATTCTTCTGCACCTACGTGCCGGAGGAGTTACTCTATGCGGCCGATATCCTTCCGTATCGGATGGCCGCGCCAGGCTGCACCGAGACCACATCAGCGGATGTCTACATGAGCCGCTACAATTGCAGCTTCCCGCGTGCCTGTCTGGAATTTGCCTTTGAGGGAAAATATGATTTTCTGGACGGATATGCCTTCACCACCAGTTGCGATGACATCCGCCGCATGAGCGATATTCTGCGAGCGGTCGATCCGAAAAAATACGTCATTCTCGATGTCATCGATGTCCCGAAGAAAGTGGATGATGCTGGCATTGAATGGTACAAGCTGCAGATCACCGCATTCAAAGAGAAAGTGGAGAAAGCTTTTGGCGTCAAGATCACCGATGAGAAGCTGAAGAAGGCTATCGAGGTCTACAATGAGACCAGAAGCCTGCTCAACCAGTTGTATGATCTGCGACGTTCCGACAAGCCGCCCATCACCGGAGCAGAGACGATGATCGTTCTGCGCGCGGCGACCAGCATGCCCAAAGACCAATTCAACCAGGTGATGAAAAGGCTGCTTGGAGAGATTAAGGGACGCGAGGCAGCGCCGAACTACCGCGCCAGACTGATGATCTCCGGGGGAGGCGGCTGCGACGATCCCGCCTATTTCGGTATTATGGAAGAACTGGGCGGCCTGGTAGTCACCGATACCGACTGCTTTGGCGCCCGCTATTTCATGAACCCGGTAGAAATAAAAGGCAAAGACCTTCTCCAGGCACTGGCAGAGGCCTATATGGAGCGCCCCTCCTGTGGCCGGATGGCAAACCGGATGGATGAGAGACTCGATTTCATGAAGGAGATGGTCAAAAGCCACAAGGTGGATGGGGTCATTTACCAGACGATCCGAAACTGTCAGCTCTGGGGCGGACAACTCCTGGCCGTACGCGAGGAGATGAAAAAGGCGAACATTCCGTTCATGGCTCTTGACAGAGAGTATGCTTTAAGCGGCACAGGGCAACTCAAAACCCGGGTTCAGGCATTCCTAGAAAGGATAGGGAGGTAAACAAAATGGCTGATGTAGTCAAAGAAGTTGGGATGATGTTCAGCGGCATGGCCAAAATGCCGGCCCTCAGCCCTGAGAAAGCACAGGGATTGGGGCTGGTGGGAAAGGTGTATCTGAAAGCTGCCGCCGCTCATGAAAAGGGCGAACCCGTTGCCTGGATAAGCTTCTCAATTCCGCCGGAGATCTTCTGGGCCATGGACGTTGTGCCAGTGGTTGATCTCAACCTCGCCACTCTAACTCTCATTCCCGGCAAGGCTGAAAAATACATCGACCTCGCCACAGAGGTGGTTCCCGATTATATCTGTTCCACCAACAGGCTCCCCATGGGATTAGCCCTTTCCGGCGATACTCCCCTTCCGACAATATGGGTGGTACAGAACGCCCCTTGCGACTCTATTCCGGGCATCGATTCCTCAATGGCCAAGTACTTTGGGATCCCGTACTACAGCGTCCATGTACCCTATATAAACAGCCAAGCGGGTTATCAATACACCGCCAAAGACCTGAAGAAGATGATAGCCTGGGCGGAGGAGCATACCGGCAAGAAACTTGATCACAACAGGCTGAGAGAAGCTCTCAAACTTTCCGGTCGCGCTCATGAACTGATGCTGAAGATCCGGGAGATGGCGATGATGGTTCCCTCACCCTGTACACTGGACCAAAATCGCTTAGCCTACACTAATATGATCCAGTTGGCAGGAACCCCTGAGCTAGTGGATTATCTGCAGATGGTGTATGACCGAGCACAGGACCGGCTGGCCGGAAAGCTGCCTTATCCCGTCCAGGAGAAACTCAGGATTGCATGGATTTACACGGTGCCGACATATACCCCCAACCTGATCGTGGACCACATGGCTAACGAGTTCGGGGCAATCAGCACCACCTTCATGCTTAACAATATGCTCGTGCCTCCCCTCAAAGGGGACATGAACTACGAAGACATGATCCTGTGGTTAGCAGAAAAAGTATGCAACATGCCCATGACCAGGGAATGCCGGGGACCGTGGGAAGTGTACGCTGATTCCGCACTAGATCTTGTCCAGAACTACCAGGCCGATGGAGCCGTATTCTCTGGGCATTTAGCCTGCAAGTCCAACTGGGCCGCGGCCAAGCTGGTAAAAGACAAGATAATGGAAGTAGCGGGAGTTCCTACGCTAAATCTGGAGACCGATTTCATCGATCCAAGAGTGACCTCAGGGGAGGTTGTTCGCGACCAGTTAGTCGATTTCATGGGATTGGTCAAACAGCATAAGGCTAAGAGGGAAAGGAAGGCCAAGAAGGACTAGTGCATCTTCAAAGAACATCCCGAGATGTGGTAAGATGTTGCCAATAGCGTCGGTAGTACGCGGCAGCGATGTCATTTGAGATTGCCTCTTGCAGGCGAACGATTGACATCGCTGCCGCACTGAAACAAGTAACTAAACGGGAGGTTAGGATGAGATATCAGACCCAGGAATGGGTAGATGCCATCACCGAAAAGAGCCGGACAGACGAGGAATATCTGAAAAAGGCCAAAACGCTGACAGCCAGGCAAAGATCGGTCATCATGGATGCCCCGGGAGGCGTGGATATTCTCCTGATCTGGGAATGGAAGGAAGGAAAGGTAGTCAAAGCCGTACGTCAAGAGAAACCCGCCCCCAGCGAATGGCGGAACCTGAAAAACGAAGAGGGCCTCATTTCCACCACCCTGGGCGCCTATGAAAACCTTGCCAAGATTGCCAGAGGCGAGGTCACTTCCCAGGAAGCCATGGCAAAGAAACTGTATGTCCTTCATGGGGACATGATCAAGGTATTCCCCAAAATGGCCGGCTTCAATGCCTTCGGGCAACTGGTGGCCTCGGTAAAGTGTGATTATTGAACTCTAAGTTCAGAAGACTCCAAACAACAACCCGGGGGAGGGGTAATTACCCCCTCCCCCTTCCTCTCAAAACCCTTTTCCCGCACGTCGGCATCTATCCCCAATGACATTCTCTGCCTCCTATCGGTTTTTTAACTTCCTTTAACCCGATTTTTACCGGCATGTTTACTCTGCGGTGCTAATATAGCACCATGAGATACATAAGAGGATTTCTTCCCGCCTTATCCCCAATGCATTACCTCATTGGCGCTCTGATCAGCCTGGTGATCACCGATGGACTGATGACTCAAATCCTCGTCGGGGGAGGCTTTGCCAAGGAAGGGAATCCACTCATGGAACCCCTGGTGGGAGACAACTTCTTCCTGGTGATGAAAGTGACGGGAGCATTGGTAAGTGCCTTCATCCTGTGGAGCATCTATAAAGCCTGCCCCAGACTTGCCTTGATCAGCACCGCATGCATCGTCGCCTGCTATGTGGCAATCGTCATCTGGAACTTGAGCGTGGTGTTCATTTCTGCCTGACCATTGTTTGCCCCCAGATGCGCCCGCCTCGAAATGGCATGCGTCACTCGTCTTTAACTCAAAGCGCTCCGGTGCCATCGCTGCGCTCCTCCTGTGACGTCTCCCCTAAACTCAAAGCAACCCCCAGCTAAAGACCACTCCGCACTCCGTCTCTATTCCTATACATATTGCTAACTGCCGATCCAAAAAAGCAGTCACAACAGCACCCGCCGAGACCGCTCGGATATTGCAGGACCTGCCCAACGATCTGCAAATCGCCATCTCACTTCTTCCAGCACATGGCCTCGGTCACTAGACGATCGCCTCGAATCCTTGAGCCTCACCTCTCGGAAGAGAGCGACCTGCGCTTATAGGTTGCGATACACTGCAAGACCATCATATCTGCACTCGTTTCCGACTATTTATCCTCTCGCTCTGCACCTTATCCAAACTCCAAATACTTTTCCAGCCATTTTCCGCGTCAGTGAAAATAGGACAGTCAACCTGAGAGGCTCAATCCATCAGGACATACCCTTGAGATTACGAAAATGAGGGAAAATACCTATATAGTCTGGGGGCTCACACGCTTTTGCACTTGGTTCATCGCTGCTAGGGTAAACTTGGGCATTTCATCGAGGCAGGGCCATAACACAGATAATAGGCACTCCCTGTCTCGATGGCATGATTCTCGCTGCCGATGGACGAGACCTGGGGGCTAGTCACTCCCGGGTATGACTACTGTCTTTCCAAAATTTCTGCGGGTTCCATGAGAAAATCCTATGAGGAGGATCAGATGATGAAGTATCAATCACAGGAGTGGGTAGATGCGGTTGTGGCCAAGACTCGAACAGACCCCGAATACCTGAAAAAGGCCTCGGGACTGACGGAGAAACAGAGAACGATCGTCATCAATGTTCCCGGCGGCATCGATGTCCTGGTACAATGGGAATTTGAGGACGGCAAGATAGTGAAGGCCACTCGTTCCGAGAAACCCGCCCCCAGCGAGTGGCGCAGTTGGAAGAACGAGGATGGGTATATCTCCACCACCATTGCCGAATATGAGAAGATGGTCCGAGTAGCCAAAGGCGAGGCGA is a genomic window of Dehalococcoidia bacterium containing:
- a CDS encoding tyrosine-type recombinase/integrase encodes the protein MASGSIKRTKAGTWTCVFDLGVDPLTGKRKQQRMTFRTKVEAEKAVRDQLTRVENGGYVKPERLTVSQFLDQWMDSYARPNLSPSTVQGYAGIVNFHLKPGLGAIPLQRLEPLHISKFYTRLNDGTRTAKTCRNVHNVLAKALSQAVRLRLIPFNPAKAVDAPRYQRRQMKLLTEAQVSLFEEAIEKSPFKDAFIISMYSGLRRAEVLGLRWCDVDLLLGQIKVSQTLLRIPGRGIIFKPPKSVSSRRPVDLGPTPCIALRKRKEQRTAELAAAGALLDEDSLIFSYIDGRPYEPTGFSHSFKEIARQIGCENMRLHDLRHYHGSALIKDGVNIKVVQERLGHADVATTLNFYAHTFPGQDREAALKFEESMKKRRDYSVTISSKTDSANQKIEAAPL
- a CDS encoding molybdenum cofactor guanylyltransferase, with the translated sequence MSSIILAGGRGTRMGKEKVSLVIADGSLLQRTIHLLDQLGQEIIVVLASGQDLPAVSSSQTIRTATDAYRGKGPLVGIYSGLKVSRDDYNLVVACDMPFLSIDLLRYMVSLAPGFDIVIPRIGDLMEPLHAIYSKSCLPHIEDMMRGGSRLQPVKLLDRVKVRYVEESEINKFDPQHLSFFNVNTPADLEKARELVDGERHRTPDIRQGQVPGGRDSSPLEKRFSSQP
- the mobB gene encoding molybdopterin-guanine dinucleotide biosynthesis protein B codes for the protein MVPVICVIGRSNSGKTLLMKQLIADLKERRYRVAAIKHSRHISDSDIPGKDTWNYSQAGSDLVGLSSPGHVSLTMKADSDPHLAEIVRLIGPDFDVILAEGFKLSSMPKIHVFRDGIDDELLCSEEDLIAVVADKQMPFQVPLFSPRDISGLVGLIEIRILEAKEPEMVMLYANGKSIPTTGFVRHMFAQTLRGMLSSLKDVPPDLRSIDLSIRFSDPDAHPSDAEER
- a CDS encoding Rrf2 family transcriptional regulator; translation: MKLSTKGRYAIRALLDSALTDTDSAVPIKDIAKRQQIPEAYLRQLSASLRTAGIISVTRGAFGGWKLTRPLSQIKIRDVVVAMDGSLAMVECVDDPGMCPRSGHCPMRTFWVQMTETIGNFLDSKTLQDLVP
- a CDS encoding GMC family oxidoreductase N-terminal domain-containing protein, coding for MAAKPIRMETDVVIAGSGPGGATVARGLSKAGKKVIILEKGPWVKKVGNLMVFVKATENKGQLKTIEDDGSVVFSAKCVGGGSLLYMGAAADPQIDVWKKHGIDLTQYVAQAKKDCRVNKVPDHLIAPGVKRLVAAAHECGYPWQNLERFFDPAKCKLNCQKCITGCPAGSKWTAIEFVQEAEKNGAIVMPNVNVRNVIVENGTAVGMRARGKNGQEYEVYGKIVVSSAGGMGTARILQRSGIPEAGSWFIGDPTVSVTGFLKEGVGQVGELGISAGWHDEEHGVFFANAYTNRSMFMATQFMGPHKLRAIKNQFRFKKGMEIMCKVTDDFEGRVFYEEGKLSKRMTPRDLMRLDHGKAVAEKILTKAGCDPTSFEYTDNILGHPGGTARVGKLVDSNFQTQIKNLYCCDTSVIPEELGLPPMLTIVAFSLRMAQHLESVLSKK
- a CDS encoding 2-hydroxyacyl-CoA dehydratase family protein yields the protein MSALDELTELADSLENKAVKEWKAKGKKVVGFFCTYVPEELLYAADILPYRMAAPGCTETTSADVYMSRYNCSFPRACLEFAFEGKYDFLDGYAFTTSCDDIRRMSDILRAVDPKKYVILDVIDVPKKVDDAGIEWYKLQITAFKEKVEKAFGVKITDEKLKKAIEVYNETRSLLNQLYDLRRSDKPPITGAETMIVLRAATSMPKDQFNQVMKRLLGEIKGREAAPNYRARLMISGGGGCDDPAYFGIMEELGGLVVTDTDCFGARYFMNPVEIKGKDLLQALAEAYMERPSCGRMANRMDERLDFMKEMVKSHKVDGVIYQTIRNCQLWGGQLLAVREEMKKANIPFMALDREYALSGTGQLKTRVQAFLERIGR
- a CDS encoding 2-hydroxyacyl-CoA dehydratase family protein; translated protein: MADVVKEVGMMFSGMAKMPALSPEKAQGLGLVGKVYLKAAAAHEKGEPVAWISFSIPPEIFWAMDVVPVVDLNLATLTLIPGKAEKYIDLATEVVPDYICSTNRLPMGLALSGDTPLPTIWVVQNAPCDSIPGIDSSMAKYFGIPYYSVHVPYINSQAGYQYTAKDLKKMIAWAEEHTGKKLDHNRLREALKLSGRAHELMLKIREMAMMVPSPCTLDQNRLAYTNMIQLAGTPELVDYLQMVYDRAQDRLAGKLPYPVQEKLRIAWIYTVPTYTPNLIVDHMANEFGAISTTFMLNNMLVPPLKGDMNYEDMILWLAEKVCNMPMTRECRGPWEVYADSALDLVQNYQADGAVFSGHLACKSNWAAAKLVKDKIMEVAGVPTLNLETDFIDPRVTSGEVVRDQLVDFMGLVKQHKAKRERKAKKD
- a CDS encoding DUF5658 family protein; the encoded protein is MRYIRGFLPALSPMHYLIGALISLVITDGLMTQILVGGGFAKEGNPLMEPLVGDNFFLVMKVTGALVSAFILWSIYKACPRLALISTACIVACYVAIVIWNLSVVFISA